The following proteins come from a genomic window of Sesamum indicum cultivar Zhongzhi No. 13 linkage group LG10, S_indicum_v1.0, whole genome shotgun sequence:
- the LOC105171844 gene encoding glycine-rich protein 5 isoform X2 — protein sequence MAKLYVIFLIVAFSVLGNIASAARNIPNDQTKPGTTANALAPVENNVVRTANAPAANGGVDDQKNFISYGGVGGWGGVGGFAGVIPVLGGIGGASGLGGLGGLGGLGGLGGLGGGGGSGGLGGGGGSGGLGGGGGAGGGGGCGGLGGIGASGRVGGGAPGHTIP from the exons ATGGCGAAATTGTACGTAATTTTCTTGATAGTTGCATTTTCAGTACTAGGAAATATTGCCAGTGCTGCTAGAAACATTCCTAATGACCAAACCAAACCGGGTACTACCGCTAATGCATTAGCCCCTGTTGAGAACAATGTGGTCAGAACTGCAAATGCGCCGGCCGCTAACGGCGGCGTCGATGATCAGAAAAACTTCATCTCCTATGGCGGTGTAGGTGGCTGGGGAGGCGTTGGTGGCTTTGCCGGGGTGATTCCGGTCCTTGGTGGCATTGGCGGCGCCAGTGGGCTTGGAGGACTAGGTGGACTAG GTGGACTAGGTGGACTAGGTGGTCTTGGTGGCGGAGGCGGCTCTGGTGGTCTTGGTGGCGGAGGCGGCTCTGGTGGTCTTGGTGGCGGAGGTGGTGCTGGTGGTGGAGGCGGCTGCGGCGGGCTTGGTGGTATAGGTGCTAGTGGCCGTGTTGGGGGTGGAGCGCCCGGCCACACTataccttaa
- the LOC105171844 gene encoding acanthoscurrin-1 isoform X1 encodes MAKLYVIFLIVAFSVLGNIASAARNIPNDQTKPGTTANALAPVENNVVRTANAPAANGGVDDQKNFISYGGVGGWGGVGGFAGVIPVLGGIGGASGLGGLGGLGGGGGTGGLGGLGGLGGLGGLGGGGGSGGLGGGGGSGGLGGGGGAGGGGGCGGLGGIGASGRVGGGAPGHTIP; translated from the coding sequence ATGGCGAAATTGTACGTAATTTTCTTGATAGTTGCATTTTCAGTACTAGGAAATATTGCCAGTGCTGCTAGAAACATTCCTAATGACCAAACCAAACCGGGTACTACCGCTAATGCATTAGCCCCTGTTGAGAACAATGTGGTCAGAACTGCAAATGCGCCGGCCGCTAACGGCGGCGTCGATGATCAGAAAAACTTCATCTCCTATGGCGGTGTAGGTGGCTGGGGAGGCGTTGGTGGCTTTGCCGGGGTGATTCCGGTCCTTGGTGGCATTGGCGGCGCCAGTGGGCTTGGAGGACTAGGTGGACTAGGTGGGGGAGGCGGCACTGGTGGGCTTGGAGGGCTTGGTGGACTAGGTGGACTAGGTGGTCTTGGTGGCGGAGGCGGCTCTGGTGGTCTTGGTGGCGGAGGCGGCTCTGGTGGTCTTGGTGGCGGAGGTGGTGCTGGTGGTGGAGGCGGCTGCGGCGGGCTTGGTGGTATAGGTGCTAGTGGCCGTGTTGGGGGTGGAGCGCCCGGCCACACTataccttaa
- the LOC105172041 gene encoding glycine-rich protein 23-like encodes MARLIPFVCLVLFVMMMMMGASFGRDGSPPPTPAPITGPGGGGGGGGGGGQGGGGGGGQFGWGGIGGGSSGGFGFGGSGSAGGSGGGGAPPAYDGVEGGGMAWKARKG; translated from the exons ATGGCTCGTCTAATTCCTTTTGTTTGCTTGGTTCTTtttgtgatgatgatgatgatgggcGCTTCCTTTGGTCGGGACGGGAGCCCTCCACCGACACCTGCTCCGATCACGGGTCCTGGTGGGGGAGGAGGAGGCGGTGGTGGAGGTGGCCAGggaggaggaggtggag GGGGGCAGTTTGGATGGGGAGGAATAGGTGGTGGAAGTAGTGGGGGATTTGGTTTTGGTGGCAGCGGCAGCGCCGGTGgcagtggtggtggtggtgctcCACCCGCTTATGATGGAGTAGAAGGTGGTGGCATGGCATGGAAAGCTAGGAAGGGCTAA